In one Cyclopterus lumpus isolate fCycLum1 chromosome 24, fCycLum1.pri, whole genome shotgun sequence genomic region, the following are encoded:
- the LOC117727132 gene encoding solute carrier family 35 member D3: protein MEVFKSRFLGIGVAVAHGVFSGSLNILLKFLISNYHFNFLTLIQLLTSSTAALTLEVLRRLGKVQVPAFSLQLSKEFGPVCILSTLQSTLTLWSLRGLSLPMYVVFKRCLPLFTLSIGVCVLRNGVPSVGVIIAVIITTGGAALAGAGDLTGDPFGYVTGVLAVIIHASYLVLIQKTSLDSEYGPLTAQYAIAIMASPVLLVCSLISMDTINMWSYEGWQDPHITVIFVFCIFIGCAMNFTTLHCTYINSAVTTSFVGVVKSIATITVGMLAFSDVSPTRLFIGGVAVNTVGSVTYCIVKYFETRRKSLYEDLEEAGKDGEKPALNGDAPADGAGSDPGHAEPEGVSKEAAANGEAWTGAGGAGGDSRVMTEKEALEMQREHLHRENAAPAQSLSDSYVGVWRSIRHLQFTKKDPLIDNMEQQSP, encoded by the exons ATGGAGGTGTTCAAGAGCCGCTTCTTGGGCATCGGCGTGGCCGTGGCGCACGGCGTCTTCTCCGGCTCCCTGAACATCCTGCTGAAGTTCCTCATCAGTAATTATCACTTCAACTTCCTGACGCTCATCCAGCTGCTGACCAGCAGCACCGCGGCGCTCACCCTGGAGGTCCTGCGGCGGCTCGGGAAGGTCCAGGTGCCGGCGTTCAGCCTGCAGCTCTCCAAG gAGTTCGGCCCGGTGTGCATCCTCTCCACGCTGCAGTCCACGCTCACGCTGTGGTCCCTGCGCGGCCTCAGCCTGCCCATGTACGTCGTGTTCAAGCGCTGCCTGCCGCTCTTCACGCTCAGCATCGGCGTGTGCGTGCTGAGGAATGGCGTGCCGTCCGTCGGCGTGATCATCGCCGTGATCATCACCACCGGGGGAGCCGCGCTGGCCG GTGCCGGCGATCTCACCGGCGATCCCTTCGGCTACGTCACCGGCGTGCTGGCGGTCATCATCCACGCCTCCTACCTGGTCCTGATCCAGAAGACCAGTCTGGACAGCGAGTACGGGCCGCTCACGGCGCAGTACGCCATCGCCATCATGGCCTCCCCG GTGCTCCTCGTGTGCTCCCTCATTTCCATGGACACCATCAACATGTGGTCGTACGAGGGCTGGCAGGACCCCCACATCACGGTCATCTTCGTCTTCTGCATCTTCATCGGCTGCGCCATGAACTTCACCACGCTGCACTGCACCTACATCAACTCCGCCGTCACCACCAGCTTCGTCGGCGTGGTGAAGAGCATCGCCACCATCACCGTCGGCATGCTGGCGTTCAGCGACGTCTCGCCGACCCGGCTGTTCATCGGCGGCGTGGCGGTCAACACCGTCGGCTCCGTCACCTACTGCATCGTCAAGTACTtcgagacgaggaggaagagcctGTACgaggacctggaggaggccGGCAAGGACGGAGAGAAACCGGCTCTGAACGGCGACGCGCCCGCCGACGGCGCCGGATCCGATCCGGGACACGCGGAGCCGGAGGGCGTGTCCAAGGAGGCGGCGGCGAACGGAGAGGCGTGGACAGGAGCCGGAGGGGCGGGCGGGGACTCCCGAGTCATGACGGAGAAGGAGGCGCTGGAGATGCAGAGGGAGCACCTCCACAGGGAGAACGCCGCCCCCGCTCAGTCGCTCAGTGACAGCTACGTTGGGGTGTGGAGGTCCATCAGACACCTGCAGTTTACCAAGAAGGACCCTTTGATtgacaacatggagcagcagagTCCGTGA
- the txlnba gene encoding beta-taxilin: METSVTAAEVPTPPRPDGAAKTPEGEEAAPPSPSSSSSSYSYSSSSSSSDPMEAFKRRLEDIISTHGSAADLLDVQVSPTETEAGKVKREPMEDIPVAIETEVCLVMNSLKKLSSPEKKLEEVVRRYAEVAALRRGDERKLCVLQHRMCVLQDERLQLQDERRSGVAARRELESLCRELQGHYGVLREETLQRCKEDEEKRTDITSHFQMMLTDIQAQIEQHSTRNDRLCHENSSLTDKLEGLMSQCETREESLEKINKQRELQQQLTEARLLQARALLSDAEEKHKREKEYLLVQAAEWKLQAQSLREQGTGMQEQLSLYAQKFDEFQATLAKSNEIYVRFKKEMDNMSEKMKKMEKESTLWRTRFENCNKALTDMMEERTEKSKEYDMFVLKIQKLEKLCQALQSERVILYDKIKEIRLANSNIPSKVFGSSKADETPNPEGAASLTPLQEIQKEDPVLTEGMSRLREEQAKLLEIASSLMATPSDTHNDDSDDVDPEEDLVSSAFVQFKSKAPVKEEPESDNLEEDPKPVEVTLEMIPADAVKVPTQIQEEEVPPVKPHEEIQQQPAEPDPPTAKKPKAAEAEISVKVGEVKPVVPVEDGKVQAEPARGPEEAPIKSESAPPAANTPETSASSNAESSKKQAPKKKKKRNGKSAS; encoded by the exons ATGGAGACGTCGGTGACAGCAGCTGAGGTGCCGACGCCCCCCCGGCCGGACGGCGCCGCTAAGACCCCTGAAGGTGAGGAGGcagctcctccctccccttcctcctcctcctcctcctactcctactcctcctcctcctcctcctccgacccCATGGAGGCGTTCAAGAGACGGCTGGAGGACATCATCAGCACTCACGGCTCTGCTGCCGACCTCCTGGACGTGCAGGTGAGTCCG ACGGAGACCGAGGCGGGGAAGGTGAAGAGGGAGCCAATGGAGGACATCCCCGTTGccatagagacag AGGTCTGCCTCGTGATGAACAGCCTGAAGAAGCTCTCCTCTCCGGagaagaagctggaggaggtggTCCGGAGATATGCTGAAGTG gcggcCCTGCGGCGTGGCGATGAGAGGAAGCTGTGCGTCCTGCAGCACCGGATGTGCGTCCTGCAGGACGAgcggctgcagctgcaggacgAGCGGCGCAGCGGCGTCGCCGCTCGGCGCGAGCTGGAGTCTCTGTGCCGAGAGCTGCAGGGACACTACGGCGTGCTGAGG GAGGAGACCCTGCAGCGCTgcaaggaggacgaggagaagcgGACGGACATCACCAGCCACTTCCAGATGATGCTCACGGACATCCAGGCTCAGATCGAGCAGCACAGCACCCGGAACGACCGGCTGTGCCACGAGAACAGCAGCCTGACAGACAAGCTGGAGGGCCTCATGAGCCAGTGTGAGAccagggaggag AGTTTGGAGAAGATCAACAAGCAGCGAgagcttcagcagcagctgactGAAGCTCGGCTGCTGCAGGCCAGAGCGCTGCTGAGCGACGCCGAGGAGAAGCACAAGAGGGAGAAGGAATac CTACTGGTTCAGGCCGCTGAGTGGAAGCTGCAGGCCCAGAGCCTCAGAGAGCAGGGCACTGGGATGCAGGAGCAG CTGAGCCTCTACGCTCAGAAGTTTGACGAGTTCCAGGCGACGCTGGCCAAAAGCAACGAGATCTACGTCCGCTTCAAGAAGGAGATGGACAAC ATGTCagaaaagatgaagaagatggagaaagagtCGACTCTGTGGAGGACGAGGTTCGAGAACTGCAACAAGGCTCTGacggacatgatggaggag AGAACCGAGAAGAGCAAAGAGTACGACATGTTTGTCCTGAAGATTCAGAAGCTGGAGAAGTTGTGTCAAGCCCTGCAGAGCGAGAGGGTGATCCTCTATGACAAGATCAAGGAAATCCGTCTGGCCAACTCCAACATCCCATCGAAGGTCTTCGGCAGCTCTAAAGCCGATGAAACGCCCAACCCCGAGGGGGCTGCCTCGCTGACCCCT CTCCAGGAGATCCAGAAGGAGGACCCGGTCTTAACGGAGGGCATGTCCCGTCTGAGGGAGGAGCAGGCCAAGCTGCTGGAGATCGCCTCCTCCCTGATGGCCACACCCAGCGACACTCACAACGACGACAGTGACGACGTGGACCCCGAAGAAGACTTGGTGTCCTCTGCGTTTGTCCAGTTTAAAAGCAAAGCTCCGGTCAAGGAGGAACCAGAATCAGATAACCTTGAGGAGGATCCAAAGCCAGTGGAGGTCACTTTGGAAATGATACCAGCAGACGCTGTAAAGGTTCCAACCCAGATCCAGGAGGAAGAGGTTCCACCAGTCAAACCACATGAGGAGATCCAGCAGCAACCTGCTGAACCAGACCCACCGACGGCGAAGAAACCAAAAGCAGCAGAGGCTGAGATCTCGGTCAAGGTCGGTGAGGTCAAACCAGTGGTCCCGGTGGAAGACGGGAAGGTCCAGGCTGAACCAGCGCGAGGACCAGAAGAAGCACCGATCAAGTCAGAGTCAGCTCCACCCGCCGCAAACACGCCTGAAACGAGCGCCTCTTCAAATGCCGAGTCCTCCAAGAAGCAAGCGccgaagaaaaagaagaagaggaacggCAAGAGTGCTAGCTAA